The DNA sequence CGGACTCGCCGCGGACGACAGCCCGGACCGGTAACCCGGGCGCTGTCTCACGAAGGTTGCCGGGGCCGCTAAACCTGCGGGGTACCGAGCGACGCGCCACGTGCCGCGCTACCCGATCCGGACCATCCGGTTGTCCGCGGCCGATTCGTAGATCCCATCCAGGATCTGCATGATCTCGACACCCTGCTCGCCCGTGGACATGGGCGAGCGGCCGGCACGGATGCAGTCCACGAAATGGGCGATCTCGGCCGCGATGCAGTCCGACCATTCCCGCGGCGCGTAGGCGGGCGTGACATCCACCTGTTCGCCGTGCAGTTCGGTATATACCGTTAAATCGTTGCCCGTGATCTCGGCGCCGCCCAGGGTACCCATGAGCTTGACGTAGGAGCCTTCCGAAGCCACGTGGGAGGCCCAGCTCGTCTCCGCGACGAGTGTGGCATCGCCTTCGAACCGGATGAAGGCCGCGGCGAGGTCTTCCACGTCGAAGACGCCTTCCGCCGAATCGCTCAGCCGGGCGTAGGTGGCGCCCACCACGGACACCGGCCGCGGATTGCCCATAAGCCAGCGCGCCAGATCGATCATGTGGACGCCCAGGTCGATCAAGGGCCCGCCGCCGGCCTGGGCCTTGCGCGTAAACCAGGTCCCGGCGCCCGGGATGCCGCTCCGCCTCAACCACCCGGTCTTCGCGTAGTAGATCTCGCCCAGCACGTCCTGCTCGACGAGCTTCTTCAGGATCTGCGTCTCGGCCCGGAACCGGTTGTTCAGGGCGATCATGAGGAAACGGCCGTTGCGCCGGGCGGCGGCGGCCATGTCGCGGGCCTGGGAGGCGTTCAGCGCCATGGGCTTCTCGCACATCACGTGGACACCGGCGTCCAGGCCGTCGATGGTCACGGGCGCGTGCAGGAAATTCGGCAGGCAGACGCTGACGAGATCAGGTTCCAGGGCGAGCAGGTCCTGATAGGCGGAAAACGCGTGAGGCACGCCGTGTTCCGACGCGGTCCGCTCGGCCAGCCCGACGTCCAGATCGGCCAGCCCGACGACTTTTACCCGTTCGTCCGCGAGATAGCCGGCGAGATGGGCCCGTCCCAGCCCCAGTCCGATCACGCCGGCGGTCGTTTTTTCGCTCATTCGCCTCTTTTGGAATGATCCGGCGACGACT is a window from the Gemmatimonadota bacterium genome containing:
- a CDS encoding Gfo/Idh/MocA family oxidoreductase, which encodes MSEKTTAGVIGLGLGRAHLAGYLADERVKVVGLADLDVGLAERTASEHGVPHAFSAYQDLLALEPDLVSVCLPNFLHAPVTIDGLDAGVHVMCEKPMALNASQARDMAAAARRNGRFLMIALNNRFRAETQILKKLVEQDVLGEIYYAKTGWLRRSGIPGAGTWFTRKAQAGGGPLIDLGVHMIDLARWLMGNPRPVSVVGATYARLSDSAEGVFDVEDLAAAFIRFEGDATLVAETSWASHVASEGSYVKLMGTLGGAEITGNDLTVYTELHGEQVDVTPAYAPREWSDCIAAEIAHFVDCIRAGRSPMSTGEQGVEIMQILDGIYESAADNRMVRIG